GCATCACGAAAGTAGCTTTACATGCGGCTTGAGGTCAAACTCGCTGAAATACTCCTATTCTTCTTCTATTCTTCTTCTATTCTTCTTCTATTCTTCTTCTATTCTTCTTCATTTAGGAATAGTCTTTATTTTAAAGCATTTTATTTTTTTGGCTTTTTTTCCCCAATAAATTATTTTTTATTTCATTTCTAAATTACTATTTTCTATTCTTAATTTTATCGATTTTTGTTCGCTTCCACAGCGGTTTACTTTTTATTCCGCTATTTATAATCAACCTATTTTTTTTCATTTTGCTTAATAAATTGCTGATTTTTTTAATCTTTTGCCCAGGTTCAAAAATTTCCGGCAATTTATTCAAAATGAGTTCATCAATTTCCCTTCGAGTGGCTGTCTTGAATTTATCCAAATATTTCAAAATCATCTTTTCATAATGTGCATCATGAAAACCCCGGTTTTTGATATAGCGAGCCTTATCCGAGGCAATTTCTGCCACGGCTGCGGATATATAGACAGCCGGATATCGACCTTCAATAAGATTCCTTTTTTTCAGCCCCCGCGCTGCTTCACTGGATATTTTTTGTTTTTTCTGAATCCTGTCCAACGCCAGTACATCAGTCAGTTCCAAGTCTTTTTTCTCTATTAGGATGCGGGTGTAATTTTCATTGATAATCGTCCCGGGTATAATCATTTTCACATTATTTCTGTCGCTCAAATCATATTCCGGCATGGGCATGAAGCGTTTCCTCTGCTCATGGAACATCCGCCTGATTCCCATACCCAGGGTGTCAATCATATCCAGGCTGACCATGGCTTGCGCCAACAATGTATTGCGATATCGATACGGCGTGCGCTCGTGTAACAGATAATCCTCAACTTTCCCATCAAAAAAATTTCCTATGTTTTGCAAAACCAATTTATCTCTATATTCCGTAACAATGATCCGGGCATTTTGGAAATAATCCTGATGGGCAATACAGTTATTGAGTGCTTCCAACACAATATTCGGATCGTATTTCGCGATTTCCACGGGCAGCAGACGGTTGAACGGCTGGATACGGTAATTGACATTGCGAATTTTGTTATAGATTTCTTCAATGTTCAATAAAAAGGGCGGGCCAAAATGTTCATAGCCCTCCTCTTCCCCCATCAACCGCCAAGTTATTTGGACAGGATGCGGGGATAGCCGGACAGAGGCTTCCGGTTTCCCGAGCAGAATAATGGCCGCTCTTGTCAATTGTCCATCCTGTAGTAACTTTATTTTTTCTAAAAAAACTTCATCTTTCCATTTTTTAATCACTGCTTTAAGCCTGGAGTTTTTCGATGCGACTTTTTTCCTGGCCAATTTTAAGGCATCCCGATCCAAGTCTTTGATTGATGCGTTTGGGCATAATTCAGTGCTCCAGTCTTTGGGCGCCTGATTGCGTATCTCATCTTGTTCAGGGAGGGATAGCGCACCCAGCGAGCTTCCATTTCTGCCATGATAATGCCCTTGCCAGGACGTAGGAATCCCCGGCAGCGCTGCCGGTATCTGCATCAAAATTACTCGTTTTTTATTCACCTCTACTTCATATATTTCCTGGAAGGTGATGCCATTGGTTTGTTGTGCAATCTCATGTTTCAGACTCTCCAAATCTTTCTTGCTTATCCGGTAGCGAGTCCCCACAATTGTCCTTGGTAGCTTGTCTTTAATCCCAAAAATCAGCCAACCAGATTGTTTCTTTTTTAGATTGGCTTCATTACTCAAGGCAGAAAAATATTTCCCGAGCTTTCTGGAATCAAAATCTTTTTTAGCCTCTTTAAACTCAAGCCATTCTGTTTCTATAGGCATTGACCTAAACTCGGTTAGCTTTACTATTAATTGCTCTTCTGTAAACATAATGCCTCCCCTACACCAATCCCAATTCTTTCAGATATTTATCCATTTCCTTGCGGACATACGCCTCCACCAGGGCACACTCTTTTTTATTTCTCTGAAAAACATTCGCCTTCATCTAGCTGAAAATGCCGCTCAAAGTTATTATCTTGTTATCCTATTATAGGAGCCAATATCAGTTTCTTAAAAAATATTATACTTTTCTGCACCAATTTTTGAACACTGCGCGGCTTATAATTACCCTTGTTGGTTTTTCCATATCGGGCATTCCTGCCAATCTTTCGGAAAACCCATAGGCTCCCATGGCAACTCTTTATAGCGATTCAGCAGATCCAAAAAACGCTCTTGCCAGCAACTTTTTGGTGCAATAATTCTCAACAAATACCGCAAAATGGTCAAAATGGAAAACATACGATTGGTTTTTCCAAAAACATCCACCGGTTCATACCATTCCGGTTGAATCCTTTTCTCCGGGATAAATGGTTTGATTGCCAATTCCCGGTCACGTAGCCGTCCATGATGGGCACAGATGTTTCTGACATAATTCAAACTTCGGAGCCAGGAATTCAAGACCGGTCCTGGAATATCAAAGCACTTTGCGACCTTGACTTGAATGTGCTTCTCCAATTCCTGATACAAGATGAGCATATTACCGAAAGTCATAAGCTCAGACGCCATCCACAATGGCAAATCATTATGCTCCAAATATTTCTGCTTAAAATGTTTTACAAACTCTTCATGGCTTTTTTCCGCAGCATCCCGAAGGGTATTTTGCAATTTATTGATTTCATCAGATTTATTTTTCGAGCGCAAACAACTTGGGTTTAAATATACAAATGCATCTTGATGGTGAGTAGTAAATATCTCAGTCATTTTCGTTTTAACCGCAATTTCTATTCTTTCTATGGCATCAAGGACAATCAAACGCAGTTGGCGGTCAAAAGTATATCTTCTCCAGATTTTTTCAATAGTTATGTCCGGTTTAAACGTATTGTCAGGATTTCGAAAGGGATACCAATAGGTGCTAAGCCGGTAATAATTTACGCTACCTAAAATCGAGGTTAATAAGTCGCGGTCTGCTATTAATCCGCGTGAAATTAATTGGTCGGCTTGTTGTTCAAAGGTAAGTGAAGGTTTTTTATACTGCATAAAAACCCTCCTGAAAAAGAAAAACCCGCCACATTTTGGCATATCCTCGAAAGGACCTAGGCCTGGCGGGTACTAAAATTAGTATCGTAGTATTCTGATAGTTCGTCAAGCAATTTATCCGGTTTTTAGTATTCATTCCGTTGCTCATTATTTCACACCAATCCCAATTCTTTCAAATATTTATCCATTTCCTTGCGGGTTTTTCCCAGTTCCCCTTCAATTTGCTTGATCTCCTGCTGTACGGCTTTGATGTCGATATCTTCCTCTTCTTCAAAGGTATCCACATACCGCGGAATGTTGAGATTGAATTCCGCTTCTCTGATTTCATCGAGTGTAGTCAGATGAGAGTACTTTTCAATCTCTTTGAATCCTTTGTAGGTGTCGATTATTTTCTTGATATCCTGCCGGCGCAATTTGTTCTGCTTTTTGTTGTCATCAAATTCGCGGCTGGCATCAATAAAGAGGATGTGCTTATCCCGCTTGGTTTTGGCCTTGGTCCAGGACTTGCGACCCTTATTGAAGACCATGATGGCGGCCGGAATACCCGTTCCGAAAAACAATTGAGACGGCAGTCCGATAACTGCTTCCAGAATATTTTCTTCTATAAATTGCCGGCGTATTTTCCCTTCTGCGCCACTGCGGAAAAGCACACCATGCGGGACAACCACCCCGACTTTGCCTTCGCCCTCCATGGCAATATCCACCATGTGGGTGATAAAAGCATAGTCCCCGCGGCTCTTGGGAGGCAAACCACGCCAAAAACGGTTGTATGGATCGCTTTCCGCTTCTTTGATCCCCCACTTATCCAGTGAGAATGGCGGATTGGCAACCACGATGTTGAATCGAATAAGATCATCTTTTTCCAAAAGCTTGGGATTGGTGATGGTATCACACCATTCTATCCGGGCATTATCCACATCGTGCAAAAACATATTCATCCTGCACAAAGCCCAGGTTGAGCCATTACTTTCCTGACCAGCCAGAAAATAGTTTGGTGACCCAATATGTTTCCCCACTTTGATCAGAAGCGATCCTGAACCACAGGCAGGATCACATATTTTATCCCCTTCTTTGGGGTCCATCAATTCTGCAATAAGTGTGGATACTTCCGGTGGCGTGTAAAATTCCCCGGCTTTTTTACCTGCTCCTGCCGCAAATCGTTCTATCAGGTATTCATAAACATCGCCAATCACATCCCGATTGCCTATATGGGATGGTCGCAGGTCCATCTTCTCTTCATCACCAAAATCTTCAAGCAGGTTTTTGAGACGTCTATTTCGTTCTTTTGCCAGTCCCAGATTCACGTCACTATTGAAATCAATGTTACGGAATACACCTTCCAGTTTGGTTTTATTAACATCTTCCATTTTTTCCAAAGCAATATTAATCAGTTCACCGATATTATCTACATCTCTTTTTTTAAACAGATAATCAAATTCAGCTGCTTTTGGTACAACAAAGCGTTCGCGACCGAGAGCACGCTCAATCCGAGTTTTGTCACCTTTGTATTTTTCTGCATACTCTCTGCGTTTGTCTTTCCATATATCACTGGTATATTTGATAAAGAGCATGGTCAGAATATAGTTTTTGTACTCTGCCGGATCAACCGACCCTCTAAAAGAATCACAGGCTTTCCAGGCTTGATCATTGACTGTTTTTTGATTGATCGGTGAATTCATTGATATCTCCTGATTGGTAAATTTTATTGATGCAAAATTGGTTGATTAGTTTTTCTTTATTGTCTTTCAACTCATCCAACAATTGAATTTCTTTATTTTTCAGCTCGATTATTTTTTCAATCTTAGCTTGAATTTCAATCGGAGGCAATTCAATCCTTATATCTGCTAAAACTTTTATCGATACAAATGATAGATAACTGCTACCCGCTCTCTCCTGGAGCACATTTTGAATCGGCGCTTGATTAAGCCACCAGGCTAAGTATCCCGGTCTCGCTTTATCCGTTTTAAGTCTACAAACATAAAAAGTACTTGCCGCTAATACATTACTATAATTTTCTTTAATATGAACAGACTGATGATTAAACCCTCTTGCCTGAAACAAAACGTTATCTTGTTTCACTGCGTAGAGCTCCGGTTTACGCCTGGGACAAAACCTTATCAAATTGTTAAAATCTATTTTCTTGTCTTCCTTAATATCTTTTGCCTGAATAAGCCTGTACGTGCCTTCTTTTTCAGAGATGATTTTTTCACTTGATTGATATCCTGCCTGTAGTTCAACGATATCTCTTAATAATAACCTCTCCATATTTCCTCCGTAAGTAACGCGCTATAATATTTATAACAGAACTCGTAATTATTGTCAATTTTTATTTTTCGTTTTTTCAGTTACTTACTTATTTCTGTTGATTTTAAGGGGGATGTCAAGTACGATTCCAAACACAACAACACTTTCCCTGGAGGTTGAATTTATGCAGCTACTCCGTTCATCGATTCCTATGGTCTTGGAAGTCGACCACATCGACGTCAACGTCCTGCATCTTGCGTTGCATGAATACAAAGATCGCTTGAAACAAAATCGGACAACACGGTATAAGAAGGAACTCTATGAACGACTGAACCGTATGATCGCACTGGTGGATTTGATGATGTAACTAGCCAACCCTAAAAAAGTCATACTACAATTTATTTCTTGTTGAAACCTGTGCGGACTATATTTTTTAAAAATCCACCACCGCTGCATCACGAAGCACAATATCAATGGTCCCGATAATAATGCCGCTTTTAATCAAAACCGGGACCCGGCGTTTATCATTGGTGAGCCAAATATGAATCTTCCCCTGATGTTTAAAAACACCCTCAAATTTTAAATAGGGTTCGACAACCAAACAATCAAACTCCCCTGCCGGTACGCGCACCTTTTCCCGGCGAATCACTTTGACCAGCACCTCATACTGCTTGCCGTCATCTGCCAGCACGGGAATCGTCGTCTCATCACCGATTTCTTGTTCCAATGTCCGGTAAAAATAAAATTCCGAGAGCACATCCTGCACCAGGGGAGGTGCATCAATGATCGTCCGCCCTTTGTCTTTAATCACCTTCCGATTAACCTGATCGTAAATCATGTGGGAATCATTGGAATACTTACCTTCACGCAAATGCTTTTCATACCGCCAGGAAAATAAGCTCTGGGCGTCAAAAAAAGATTCAATGCGGTCACGTACCTTGAAAAACCATTCAAATGCCGGATGGGTACGCGCTTCCGCCACAATATGCAACGTCGGGCGTCCATTCATTTCAGGACCGGGATTTACGGACAGCGTTGCGTAACCCGCTGAAATTCCAAAATATTCTATGGAAAAATGCAGCCGCTCACCCGGACCGAAAGCTGCATTGGGCCGCAAAGGAAACAACACCGGCTCCGGTGTCACAACCGGCGTTGTCATTCGTACCGCTTTGGGAGATTGGACGGAAACTATTTTCAGCTTTGGGGTGATTTTCAGAGGCACGGGATGCCGGGCCGGGAGAGTCCCCAAGATAAGAACCTGCCCTGGTTCAATCCTATCCGGGTTTGTAATCTGATTGGTTTTTGCCAAGTGTTGATAGTGCCAAGGATCACCATAAAATTTTTCACAAATATTCCAGAGACAGTCTCCTGCCACAACAATATAGGTTTCTTCTGATTGCCGCAAATGATTCCGAGGCTCAGGCGGACGACTTGGCGGTTGTGCTATTGGCGTGGCTGTTACGGTGACACGATTAACAGGTGTGGGTGTTGCCTGCATAACGTGAAATTCAGTTTTCCCGGTTGCACATCCCGTGAGTAATCCAGCCATCAAAAACAGGGTAAAATAAGTGAGATAATTTTTATACATACAGTCTATCCTGTCGGGCTATGAAATATACTGCCTTACCGCTTTTACAACATCTTCAATCCGTATCTCTTGCACCGCAGTTGGGTCACCGGTTGTCGGCGGGGTCAACACACTCACGCGTCTTCCCAAAGGTCCCCAGCGTACCGGCCCGGTCACCCCTTGGGCGGGAAAAACCGTCACCACCGGAACATCCAGCGCGGCCGCCATATGCAGCGGCCCGGTATTGCCTGCAATAAAAAGATCGGCTTGCTTAATCAACGCCGCCAATTGCTGCAATGTAACGGTTGTTTCCAACACAGAAAGCTTCGGCTTGCAAGCCTTATCTGCTAAATGCAGAAGCGGTTGTTCATCTATAGACCCCGTGAGTAAAATTTTGCATTGATATTGTTGGATTAATTTTTCAGCCAGCCGGCCGTATTGCTCCGGACGCCAGTTGGAAGAAGAACCATGCCCGCCCGGATGGATACCAATCCACATGTCACCCGGTTTGCGACCCAAAGATTGATAATAATCTTTTGCCCATTGCTCTGCCGAAGACAAAACTTCAAGCTTTGGGGGAGACAATACCACTTCCACACCCAGCGCACGCACCAAGTCAAGATTATACTCCGCTTCATGCCTTTGAGCTTTTGCCCGGCTATGTTTTACTTTTTTGTTGAATAATACAGACCACCAGCGCCGGGCTGTACCGATCCGGAGCGGAATACGTGCGCGTAACAGACTCCAGGATATATGCTTGTCCGGAAAAACCGCCAAGGCGGCGTCATAATGACCCGCCCGCAAGATTGCGATTAATTTCTTCCGTCCCCGGCAGCCGCGATGCGCGCCTTGTTTATCATAAGCAATCACAGTGTCTACTGCCGGATGGTTTTCAATCAGATCAGATGTGTACGCTGCCACCAACATATCCACGGCTGCCTGCGGAAATGCCTGTTTCAGTGCTTGGCAAACCGGCAAGGTGAGCAGGGTGTCCCCCAACGCATCCGTACGGCAAACCAATATTTTTTTTAGATTGGCATTCACGGCATACTTTCCTGCGAAATATTTTTTTGCGAAAGTATTTTTCCTGCTGCATCCCCAAGGTCCGACGCTACAAAATCAGGCCGGTCCTTTTCTGAAAAACCTGTTTGCACAACCGTGCCGCCATATCCGGTCAGCACCAAAATCGTCCCGAGCTGTTTTGATTTCCCAAACTGAATATCTGCCAGCTTATCTCCGATCACCCAGCTTCCGGACAGATCAATCTGCAAATCTTTTTGCGCATCTTCCAGCATGCCGGGTTGGGGTTTGCGGCAGCGGCACGCCAGGGTGTATTCAGGAACAGTTCCCTGCGAATGATGCGGGCAATAATAAATGCCATCAAGTGTCACACCGTTTTCCGCCAGCATCGCTTGCAAGCGCGCGTTGACCGCATGCACGGTCTGTTCATTAAAATATCCGCGCGCAACACCGGACTGATTGGTGGTCACGACCAACAGATAACCTGCCGCCTGAAGCTGCTTTAATCCTTCCACGGCGCCGGGCAGCAGTGCAACCCCTGCCGGATCAGCCAGATATTCAGCATCACGAATGATTGTCCCGTCACGGTCTAAAAATACAGCTGATTTTTGCATTTTAAAATTCCTTTATCTGTTTCACCGCTGAGACGCTAAGTACGCAGAGAATTTAAATCATATTTTTTATCATTACTGTCCAAGTTAATCGAGCATCCTGTTTTCTACTCGCCCTAAACACTTATTTTTTTCTGACTTTCTTTTTTGCAGTTGCTGCTTTTTTCTTCACAACTTTCTTAGGTGCCGCCTTCCGGACCGTTTTTTTCGATTTGGATCTCACCGCCGGTTGAATACCCGCCATGCTCCGGTTCATGCCGAACTGCATGCGGACCAATTTTTGATACAGACCCCGTTTGCGCAGTAAGTCCGAGTGCTTCCCCCGCTCCACAATGCGTCCGTTGTCTATTACAATAATTTGGCTGGCATGCTGGACCGTCGAGAGACGGTGCGCAATGACAAAGGTCGTCCGGTGCATCATCAGTTTTTCCAAAGCACTCTGAATAAGACGCTCGGATTCGGTATCCAATGCCGAGGTCGCCTCATCCAATATTAAAATAGGCGGATTCTTCAAAATTGCCCTGGCAATGGCCAACCGCTGACGCTGGCCGCCGGAGAGCTTGACTCCGCGCTCGCCGATCATGGTTTCGTAGCCTTGCCTGCTCTGTATAATAAACTCATGTGCATTGGCTGCCTGTGCCGCTTTTTCGATCTCCGCCATGGTTGCATCGGGTTTGCCATAGGCAATGTTATTCCGGATATTATCATTAAATAATATCGTGTCCTGGGTGACCAACCCGATCATGGAGCGGAGCGACCGGATACTGATCTGACGCAAGTCCACTCCGTCAATTTTAATTTCTCCCTGACTCACATCAGAAAACCGGGGAATCAAATCCACCAAAGTGGTTTTACCCGCACCCGACCGTCCCACAATGGCCAATACCTCGCCGGACTTGACCTTGAGGTCGATATCCTGCAAAACCATTTTGTCCGGTGTATATCCGAAGTCCACCTGCTTGAACTCAATCTTCGATTTCACGGTCTTCACATGCTTGGGATGTTTGACATCCTGAATCAGCGGGGCCTTGTCCAGCACCTCAAAAACACGCTGCGCAGCTGCCAAAGCCTGCTGAATCGTATTGTTGATCCCGGCAATGCTTTTCACCTGCGGATAGAGCGAGGCCAATCCGCCAAAAAAAGCAAAGAACGTTCCTGAGGTCGATTCGCCGCGAATGACTTGCGCCCCGGCCCAGGCAATCATAACGCAGATCCCGATCGAACCGATAAATTCCATGAGCGGGCTGGAAATTGCGGTTTTGCGCAAAGCGCGCATGACCAGATCAAAATAATGCCGCAACTCTTGACCAAAGCGCTTGATTTCATAAGGCTGCATGGAAAAAGCCTTCACCACCCGAATACCGGTGATGCTCTCGTGCAGGACTGACGTCACATCCGCCATCTTTGCTTGCGAGTCACGCGAAATGGAGCGCAGCGCTTTACCAATATAGATAATGGGATAAACCGCGACGGGAAATACAAATAGAGAAATAATCGCCAGTTTCCAATCGAGATAAAAAAGCAAGCTTACCAGTGCTGCGATATTCAGAAGCGATCCCATAAGACGCCCCAGCACGTTCGATACCGCAGACTGCATCAAGGTGGCGTCATGGGTAATCCGTGAAATCAAAAGACCGCTGCGCTGGCCATGAAAAAAAGCCAGTTCCTGCCCGAGCAGATGGGCATAAACCTGATTACGAATATCCATGACAATCCGATTCCCAATATTGTTGATCAGGTAATCCTGGCCGTAGGTGAAAAGGCCTTTAAATAAATAGGTCAATAAAATCGCCAATGGCACCAAGCGCAAATACACCAAAGCCTGGGCCTTGTCCGCATTCCCAAAAACCTGATCCAAAACCGGTTTTATCAGATACATCCCCAGTGCTGTGAGACCCGCAGTCATTGCCAAACAAACCAGTGCCACGAGGATGCGCGGTACATAGGGTTTGGCGTATTGCAGCAATCTTAAGTAGAGTTTCATAGAGTGTAATTTCCTTTATTCATTTTGGGGTATTTTAGCATATTTCCCAACGCTTCCATGCTGTAAAAAAGCACGGCCCGCAGACCTGCGAGCCGTGCTTTTTTACCCTGTGATCTTGTCTGCCACCGTCTGTTTTATTACTGTGGTATCCGAATAATAATTTCAACCCGCCGATTTTTCTTGCGCCCTGATTTAGTCCGGTTGGTGGCAATCGGTTTGGTCGGCCCCCAACCTTTGATCCCCAGCTGATAATCCGGCACACCCTGCTGGTCCACCAGGAAACGTCTGGCCGACTCTGCACGCACCAGCGAAAGTTTCATATTCATTTTTTTTGATCCGGTCGAATCGGTATGTCCTTCCAGTACACATTCACTATTGGTTTCATCCTGAACCAGATAAGCACCTTTGATGACCTTGTCAAACATTTCCGCAGTTAGATAAGCCTTGCCGGTACTAAAGAGAATCCCCCCCACTTTCAGGGTTGTCCGGTTTTCATTGGGATATACCTGGCCTTTCACCGGCCGAATTTTATCCGCAATTAAAATTTGATTGTCATATTCATCAATATAGGTAAACTCATAACGATACGTGCCGTTATTGGGCACCACGGTCCCGTTTTCATCCTTGGAATCCCAGGCAAAGGCTTTAAACATTTCCTCCTGGGTCTGGTAGGAGCGCACCATATTATTGGCCGCATCAAAAATATCCAACTTCCAGTTCTTGGTATTTTTCACAGGTCGACGAATCGAAAAATAGACTTTGTCCGGATAAACCTCATAGTTTTTACTGGTATACAATTTAGGAATCGTATCCACAATCACAACCGTCCCTTTGACCACTTTGGAGCCTTCCGCGCTTTTCAGGGTCAGGGCATAGGGATACTGGCTCTTGGAAGAAACCCGTTTCTTTTTATACTTACCATTCCAGACAAAAGACTGGTCCGGGAATCCGCGGCCTCGATATGATTTTTTGATTTTACCGCGCCGGTCGGTGATCTTAAGGTTCCAAGATTGCACTTCACCGATATCATCCACCACTTTGGGAATAATGGTAATGGTCCCGGTAAAGCCGATAAACTTTCCGCGCAGCTTGGGAATCTTGCCTGTCAAGGTGGGCTGCGGTGTCGGCCGTTTGGTCGGTGTAACTGTCACGGTTGGCGTCACCGTCGCAGTCGCGGTCGGGGTCGCGGTCATGGTCGCCGGCGGCGCCACCAAGCCTCCGGTATGCCAGTCAATGGAAAGCTGATGGTTCCACTCCGGGCTCTGCCCCGGGTAGCTCCCCAGTTCCTTGCCATAATATGCCCAATCAACATTGATAAAACTGGTGACCAGCGATATGCCGGCCGTTGGATACCCTTGGTAAAGACCGCCGCGCAACGCAACTAAACCGGATAACAGAAATTCCACACCCACACGAAATTTCGAAAAATTAATCGCCGTCGCATTGTTGGCGGTATTTTTCCACTCATTGTCCCCCTGCCAGTTAAGCTCGACAACATCCACTGCCAAAACAGTTGCCAAGTCTTCAAAATTTAAATACCAGGGTTCATAAGCAAAACCAAGCTTGAAATTTGGAACCATGACTTCATCCAGCATGCGGGTGTAAATGTCCGCCACCACCAACGCAACGGAGATCTCATCGGTGGGTTGGTACAGCATACCAATATCGAGTCCACCACCCCAGAGCTGTTCCGTCTCAATATCATCCATATCCAGCACATTACGATTTTCTTCATAGGAACGGATAAGTTGTGTCGCTTTAATGGTAAAACCACCCGCCAAATAACCGAACTTAGGAATATCCCATCCCCATCCCCAGGCAAACGTCTCAATGAGCCCGGCACGCAGGTTCCAGCTCGCCTCAGGTAATAAAATCGCGCCGGTCTCCAACGCCATATCCGTAAAAATCCAGATTCCCGAACCAAAATTAGGTTGGATATACTTAATACTGGTGTTGAGATTGAAATGCATACGCGTATTGGAGAGCTGATCAATCGCATCAATCGTCTCTGGCGACATCGTCCCGCCATCCATAAATTCAGTAAATGCTCCCGTATTTGAGAGAAGATACGATAGGTTGTCAAAAGACTTCGTATCCCAGCCCAACGCATAATCAGGAAAAGTAAAACGCCAATAATTCAGACGTGCCAAACCGGCCGGATTGTAGAACATGGCATTTTCATCATTGGCAACCGCGATAAAGGCGCCGCCCATCCCCATGGGCCGGATGCCCTGAATAAAAATACGCTCTGTATTGTCCCCCAGCTGATATTGCTGACGACGGGACTCACCTGCCATGCTCAGAAGCGGTAACAATAAAAAGGCAGTGGTTAAACAAATAATCAGATTTCGTTGTATGCGGTGTGACATTCCGTTCCTCCCTAAGGCTTACTGGTAAGCCAGCGTCTGCCAATCCTCAAACATAGTCATCACATCGGTAATCAACTCTTGCGTACCGCTCCCGCTATGTTCAGCAGCGGTCTGCAAACGCGCCATGGCACTGTCAATATCAATCTGCATATCCGTAATAAAACCAAGCGATGGTTGATTGTTGGCGCTGTCCAAGAGCCAATAAAAATCCTCCGGCAATTGCGCCAGCAATGCAGGTGAAAATAAACCGGCCAATAAAACGCTGTCAGTGGTTTTGTTCAAAGATGTAATTGCAAAATCAGTGGAAATGACCTCGATCTTAGCTGTAATCTTGAGAATGTAAAAAATCCCCAAGGTCAAATTAATAGTGGCATCTGTCGAGACATAAGGACCTGATGTCTGACCCAGCGCAACCGGATCAAGCACCGCGATCAAGGTCCGGAGCATGACCTCCACCTCTGCCATCGTGGTAACCCCCCAATGGCTGGGAACCAGCAATTCTATGCTGTCGCCGCTGTCACTCTCCAATGCGGACATGAGCACATTGACAAACTCTCCCAAACTAAATCCCTGCGCCTTCATATAGGCTTCTGCATAGCCGACGCGGGCTTCCGAACTGACCGAATCATGTTCACATGCCAGACGAAAATATTCCGCTGCCTTTACATAATCACCCTTGGACATGGCCGCGTGACCATCAGCAACCAAAACACTGGCATTGGATTCTTTGCCGTCATTATGCATGGTGGTAAACAGGTTACAACCCGTCAAAGATGAAATGAACAATACACCAATTACAAGATATAGCATTGGAGTCCTATGCATGGAACCTCACCTCGTGTT
This window of the bacterium genome carries:
- a CDS encoding putative DNA binding domain-containing protein, whose protein sequence is MFTEEQLIVKLTEFRSMPIETEWLEFKEAKKDFDSRKLGKYFSALSNEANLKKKQSGWLIFGIKDKLPRTIVGTRYRISKKDLESLKHEIAQQTNGITFQEIYEVEVNKKRVILMQIPAALPGIPTSWQGHYHGRNGSSLGALSLPEQDEIRNQAPKDWSTELCPNASIKDLDRDALKLARKKVASKNSRLKAVIKKWKDEVFLEKIKLLQDGQLTRAAIILLGKPEASVRLSPHPVQITWRLMGEEEGYEHFGPPFLLNIEEIYNKIRNVNYRIQPFNRLLPVEIAKYDPNIVLEALNNCIAHQDYFQNARIIVTEYRDKLVLQNIGNFFDGKVEDYLLHERTPYRYRNTLLAQAMVSLDMIDTLGMGIRRMFHEQRKRFMPMPEYDLSDRNNVKMIIPGTIINENYTRILIEKKDLELTDVLALDRIQKKQKISSEAARGLKKRNLIEGRYPAVYISAAVAEIASDKARYIKNRGFHDAHYEKMILKYLDKFKTATRREIDELILNKLPEIFEPGQKIKKISNLLSKMKKNRLIINSGIKSKPLWKRTKIDKIKNRK
- a CDS encoding Abi family protein, whose protein sequence is MQYKKPSLTFEQQADQLISRGLIADRDLLTSILGSVNYYRLSTYWYPFRNPDNTFKPDITIEKIWRRYTFDRQLRLIVLDAIERIEIAVKTKMTEIFTTHHQDAFVYLNPSCLRSKNKSDEINKLQNTLRDAAEKSHEEFVKHFKQKYLEHNDLPLWMASELMTFGNMLILYQELEKHIQVKVAKCFDIPGPVLNSWLRSLNYVRNICAHHGRLRDRELAIKPFIPEKRIQPEWYEPVDVFGKTNRMFSILTILRYLLRIIAPKSCWQERFLDLLNRYKELPWEPMGFPKDWQECPIWKNQQG
- a CDS encoding type I restriction-modification system subunit M, which encodes MNSPINQKTVNDQAWKACDSFRGSVDPAEYKNYILTMLFIKYTSDIWKDKRREYAEKYKGDKTRIERALGRERFVVPKAAEFDYLFKKRDVDNIGELINIALEKMEDVNKTKLEGVFRNIDFNSDVNLGLAKERNRRLKNLLEDFGDEEKMDLRPSHIGNRDVIGDVYEYLIERFAAGAGKKAGEFYTPPEVSTLIAELMDPKEGDKICDPACGSGSLLIKVGKHIGSPNYFLAGQESNGSTWALCRMNMFLHDVDNARIEWCDTITNPKLLEKDDLIRFNIVVANPPFSLDKWGIKEAESDPYNRFWRGLPPKSRGDYAFITHMVDIAMEGEGKVGVVVPHGVLFRSGAEGKIRRQFIEENILEAVIGLPSQLFFGTGIPAAIMVFNKGRKSWTKAKTKRDKHILFIDASREFDDNKKQNKLRRQDIKKIIDTYKGFKEIEKYSHLTTLDEIREAEFNLNIPRYVDTFEEEEDIDIKAVQQEIKQIEGELGKTRKEMDKYLKELGLV
- a CDS encoding restriction endonuclease subunit S, which translates into the protein MERLLLRDIVELQAGYQSSEKIISEKEGTYRLIQAKDIKEDKKIDFNNLIRFCPRRKPELYAVKQDNVLFQARGFNHQSVHIKENYSNVLAASTFYVCRLKTDKARPGYLAWWLNQAPIQNVLQERAGSSYLSFVSIKVLADIRIELPPIEIQAKIEKIIELKNKEIQLLDELKDNKEKLINQFCINKIYQSGDINEFTDQSKNSQ
- a CDS encoding DUF3108 domain-containing protein, which produces MYKNYLTYFTLFLMAGLLTGCATGKTEFHVMQATPTPVNRVTVTATPIAQPPSRPPEPRNHLRQSEETYIVVAGDCLWNICEKFYGDPWHYQHLAKTNQITNPDRIEPGQVLILGTLPARHPVPLKITPKLKIVSVQSPKAVRMTTPVVTPEPVLFPLRPNAAFGPGERLHFSIEYFGISAGYATLSVNPGPEMNGRPTLHIVAEARTHPAFEWFFKVRDRIESFFDAQSLFSWRYEKHLREGKYSNDSHMIYDQVNRKVIKDKGRTIIDAPPLVQDVLSEFYFYRTLEQEIGDETTIPVLADDGKQYEVLVKVIRREKVRVPAGEFDCLVVEPYLKFEGVFKHQGKIHIWLTNDKRRVPVLIKSGIIIGTIDIVLRDAAVVDF